One window from the genome of Paramisgurnus dabryanus chromosome 24, PD_genome_1.1, whole genome shotgun sequence encodes:
- the wdr47b gene encoding WD repeat-containing protein 47b isoform X1 produces the protein MTAEEIINIKEAEIIKLILDFLNSRKLHISMLALEKESGIINGLYSDDMLFLRQLVLDGQWEEVLQFIQPLECLDKFDRKRFRYIILKQKFLEALCVNNAISAADDPENLELTMQDAVKSLHALEEFCPTKEDYSKLCLLLTLPRLTNHAEFKDWNPSTARVHCFEEACLMVAEFIPADRKLSEAGFKASGDRLFQLLIKGILYECCVEYCQSKATGEEIRGEEVLLAVDVLCGNGCEELDLSLLSWLQNLSSSAFACSFEQKTLNIHVDRLVKPARTGHADLLTPLLTKLSPCPASPLRRPQSADTYMSRSLNPVLDGLSHGLAGREKKSMDGDGKGAAMSQSFANFGYPSSKGALETSVFGDSPDRTQAQSEKINGSEGTNSQGPPLTPGNDGGPVGSGEKSEEQLQEFQRQRLRVQQHLEQKQQQRQLYHQMLLEGGVHPPDQPTDTARHNLTQTFLNRSIQKLEELNVGMEDLGEDVQALAQQCNGVTAAGKQTPETGSGGIKASAISSTPQKGGGRGVPSLDESPVLVNQSVFQDEKPKSPFVVVETLEDTQAVRAVAFHPSGTLYAVGSNSKTLRVCTYPRSLKTSAQSPAKQPDICFKRIKHHKGSIYCVAWSPCGQLLATGSNDKYVKVLPFNADTCNATGPDLEFSMHDGTIRDLAFMEGPESGGAILISAGAGDCNIYTTDCQRGQGLHALSGHTGHILSLYTWGGWMIASGSQDKTVRFWDLRVPSCVKVVGTALHGTGSAVASVAVDPSGRLMATGLEDSRCMLYDIRGGRTVQSYRPHTSDVRSVRFSPGAHYLLTGSYDNKVMISDLQGDLTKTLPVTVAAEHADKVIQCRWHTRDLSFLSSSADKTVTLWAYQP, from the exons TGGGAGGAAGTTCTGCAGTTCATACAACCTTTAGAGTGCCTGGATAAATTTGACCGAAAGAG ATTTCGATATATCATCTTAAAACAGAAGTTTCTGGAAGCTCTTTGTGTAAACAATGCCATATCAGCAGCAGATGATCCTGAGAAC CTGGAGCTTACCATGCAGGATGCAGTAAAGTCTCTCCATGCCTTGGAAGAGTTCTGCCCAACCAAAGAAGACTACAGTAAACTTTGCCTTCTCCTCACCCTCCCTCGCCTCACCAACCATGCCGAATTCAAAGACTGGAACCCCAGCACCGCCCGCGTCCATTGCTTCGAGGAAGCCTGCTTAATGGTGGCCGAGTTCATCCCGGCGGACCGCAAACTGAGCGAGGCTGGTTTCAAAGCCAGCGGAGATCGTCTTTTCCAGCTCCTCATTAAAGGAATACTGTACGAATGCTGCGTCGAGTATTGCCAAAGCAAGGCGACTGGAGAAGAGATCCGCGGAGAGGAAGTTCTCCTAGCTGTAGATGTGCTTTGTGGTAACGGTTGCGAGGAACTAGACCTAAGTTTGCTTTCGTGGCTTCAAAACCTTTCGTCGTCCGCCTTCGCCTGCTCTTTCGAGCAGAAGACCTTGAACATCCACGTGGACCGCCTCGTCAAACCAGCCCGGACGGGTCACGCGGACCTTCTCACACCTCTCCTCACCAAACTATCGCCCTGCCCAGCCTCTCCCCTGCGCAGACCCCAATCTGCGGATACTTACATGTCCCGATCTCTCAATCCCGTCCTGGATGGACTATCGCACGGTTTGGCTGGGAGGGAAAAGAAAAGCATGGATGGGGATGGAAAGGGAGCAGCAATGTCGCAGTCTTTTGCTAATTTTGGGTATCCATCAAGCAAGGGTGCGTTGGAAACCAGCGTCTTTGGTGATTCCCCTGACAG AACACAAGCTCAGTCTGAGAAGATAAATGGCTCAGAAGGAACAAACTCACAGGGTCCTCCACTGACACCTGGGAATGATGGTGGCCCCGTGGGATCAGGTGAAAAGTCTGAG GAGCAACTTCAGGAGTTTCAGCGTCAGCGGTTACGAGTTCAACAGCATCTTGAACAGAAGCAGCAGCAGAGGCAGCTGTACCATCAGATGCTGCTGGAGGGTGGAGTTCACCCTCCGGATCAACCCACAGACACGGCCCGACACAACCTTACCCAGACGTTCCTGAACAG GTCCATTCAAAAACTGGAGGAACTGAATGTGGGCATGGAAGATCTGGGAGAAGACGTTCAGGCTTTGGCTCAGCAGTGTAACGGTGTGACGGCGGCTGGTAAACAGACCCCTGAAACTGGATCAGGTGGGATTAAGGCTTCGGCGATCAGCAGCACCCCTCAAAAGGGAGGAGGTCGAGGGGTGCCGTCGCTGGATGAGTCCCCTGTCCTGGTCAACCAGAG TGTGTTTCAGGATGAGAAACCCAAATCCCCATTTGTTGTGGTTGAGACGCTGGAGGATACACAAGCTGTGCGGGCCGTTGCTTTCCACCCGTCTGGGACCCTCTATGCTGTGGGCTCGAACTCGAAAACCCTGCGTGTCTGCACCTACCCACGATCTCTTAAAACTAG CGCACAAAGTCCAGCAAAGCAGCCCGACATCTGTTTCAAACGTATTAAGCACCACAAAGGCTCCATCTACTGCGTCGCCTGGAGTCCCTGTGGGCAGCTGCTTGCCACCGGCTCCAATGACAAATACGTCAAAGTTCTGCCTTTCAACGCAGACACCTGCAACGCCACAG GGCCCGATCTAGAGTTTAGCATGCATGACGGTACCATCAGAGACCTGGCGTTCATGGAGGGCCCTGAAAGTGGAGGGGCGATACTTATTAGTGCTGGTGCTGGAGACTGCAACATCTACACCACTGACTGCCAGAGAGGACAAGGACTACACGCTCTTAGTGGACACACAG GTCACATATTGTCCCTGTACACATGGGGTGGATGGATGATCGCCTCTGGCTCTCAGGATAAGACGGTGAGGTTTTGGGACTTGCGTGTACCCAGCTGTGTGAAGGTTGTGGGGACGGCTCTGCATGGAACAG GAAGTGCAGTCGCCTCGGTTGCAGTAGATCCCAGCGGTCGGCTCATGGCCACCGGATTGGAGGACAGTCGTTGCATGCTTTATGACATCAGAGGCGGCCGAACGGTCCAGTCATACCGTCCACACACCAGCGATGTCCGTTCTGTCCGATTTTCTCCTGGTGCGCATTATCTACTCACAGGATCATATGATAACAAAGTCATGATCTCTGATCTTCAAG GGGATCTCACCAAAACCCTGCCAGTAACTGTGGCTGCAGAACATGCTGATAAAGTGATCCAGTGTCGATGGCACACCAGAGATCTCTCTTTTTTGTCCTCTTCAGCCGATAAGACGGTCACATTATGGGCATATCAGCCTTAA
- the wdr47b gene encoding WD repeat-containing protein 47b isoform X2: MIFRYIILKQKFLEALCVNNAISAADDPENLELTMQDAVKSLHALEEFCPTKEDYSKLCLLLTLPRLTNHAEFKDWNPSTARVHCFEEACLMVAEFIPADRKLSEAGFKASGDRLFQLLIKGILYECCVEYCQSKATGEEIRGEEVLLAVDVLCGNGCEELDLSLLSWLQNLSSSAFACSFEQKTLNIHVDRLVKPARTGHADLLTPLLTKLSPCPASPLRRPQSADTYMSRSLNPVLDGLSHGLAGREKKSMDGDGKGAAMSQSFANFGYPSSKGALETSVFGDSPDRTQAQSEKINGSEGTNSQGPPLTPGNDGGPVGSGEKSEEQLQEFQRQRLRVQQHLEQKQQQRQLYHQMLLEGGVHPPDQPTDTARHNLTQTFLNRSIQKLEELNVGMEDLGEDVQALAQQCNGVTAAGKQTPETGSGGIKASAISSTPQKGGGRGVPSLDESPVLVNQSVFQDEKPKSPFVVVETLEDTQAVRAVAFHPSGTLYAVGSNSKTLRVCTYPRSLKTSAQSPAKQPDICFKRIKHHKGSIYCVAWSPCGQLLATGSNDKYVKVLPFNADTCNATGPDLEFSMHDGTIRDLAFMEGPESGGAILISAGAGDCNIYTTDCQRGQGLHALSGHTGHILSLYTWGGWMIASGSQDKTVRFWDLRVPSCVKVVGTALHGTGSAVASVAVDPSGRLMATGLEDSRCMLYDIRGGRTVQSYRPHTSDVRSVRFSPGAHYLLTGSYDNKVMISDLQGDLTKTLPVTVAAEHADKVIQCRWHTRDLSFLSSSADKTVTLWAYQP; encoded by the exons ATGAT ATTTCGATATATCATCTTAAAACAGAAGTTTCTGGAAGCTCTTTGTGTAAACAATGCCATATCAGCAGCAGATGATCCTGAGAAC CTGGAGCTTACCATGCAGGATGCAGTAAAGTCTCTCCATGCCTTGGAAGAGTTCTGCCCAACCAAAGAAGACTACAGTAAACTTTGCCTTCTCCTCACCCTCCCTCGCCTCACCAACCATGCCGAATTCAAAGACTGGAACCCCAGCACCGCCCGCGTCCATTGCTTCGAGGAAGCCTGCTTAATGGTGGCCGAGTTCATCCCGGCGGACCGCAAACTGAGCGAGGCTGGTTTCAAAGCCAGCGGAGATCGTCTTTTCCAGCTCCTCATTAAAGGAATACTGTACGAATGCTGCGTCGAGTATTGCCAAAGCAAGGCGACTGGAGAAGAGATCCGCGGAGAGGAAGTTCTCCTAGCTGTAGATGTGCTTTGTGGTAACGGTTGCGAGGAACTAGACCTAAGTTTGCTTTCGTGGCTTCAAAACCTTTCGTCGTCCGCCTTCGCCTGCTCTTTCGAGCAGAAGACCTTGAACATCCACGTGGACCGCCTCGTCAAACCAGCCCGGACGGGTCACGCGGACCTTCTCACACCTCTCCTCACCAAACTATCGCCCTGCCCAGCCTCTCCCCTGCGCAGACCCCAATCTGCGGATACTTACATGTCCCGATCTCTCAATCCCGTCCTGGATGGACTATCGCACGGTTTGGCTGGGAGGGAAAAGAAAAGCATGGATGGGGATGGAAAGGGAGCAGCAATGTCGCAGTCTTTTGCTAATTTTGGGTATCCATCAAGCAAGGGTGCGTTGGAAACCAGCGTCTTTGGTGATTCCCCTGACAG AACACAAGCTCAGTCTGAGAAGATAAATGGCTCAGAAGGAACAAACTCACAGGGTCCTCCACTGACACCTGGGAATGATGGTGGCCCCGTGGGATCAGGTGAAAAGTCTGAG GAGCAACTTCAGGAGTTTCAGCGTCAGCGGTTACGAGTTCAACAGCATCTTGAACAGAAGCAGCAGCAGAGGCAGCTGTACCATCAGATGCTGCTGGAGGGTGGAGTTCACCCTCCGGATCAACCCACAGACACGGCCCGACACAACCTTACCCAGACGTTCCTGAACAG GTCCATTCAAAAACTGGAGGAACTGAATGTGGGCATGGAAGATCTGGGAGAAGACGTTCAGGCTTTGGCTCAGCAGTGTAACGGTGTGACGGCGGCTGGTAAACAGACCCCTGAAACTGGATCAGGTGGGATTAAGGCTTCGGCGATCAGCAGCACCCCTCAAAAGGGAGGAGGTCGAGGGGTGCCGTCGCTGGATGAGTCCCCTGTCCTGGTCAACCAGAG TGTGTTTCAGGATGAGAAACCCAAATCCCCATTTGTTGTGGTTGAGACGCTGGAGGATACACAAGCTGTGCGGGCCGTTGCTTTCCACCCGTCTGGGACCCTCTATGCTGTGGGCTCGAACTCGAAAACCCTGCGTGTCTGCACCTACCCACGATCTCTTAAAACTAG CGCACAAAGTCCAGCAAAGCAGCCCGACATCTGTTTCAAACGTATTAAGCACCACAAAGGCTCCATCTACTGCGTCGCCTGGAGTCCCTGTGGGCAGCTGCTTGCCACCGGCTCCAATGACAAATACGTCAAAGTTCTGCCTTTCAACGCAGACACCTGCAACGCCACAG GGCCCGATCTAGAGTTTAGCATGCATGACGGTACCATCAGAGACCTGGCGTTCATGGAGGGCCCTGAAAGTGGAGGGGCGATACTTATTAGTGCTGGTGCTGGAGACTGCAACATCTACACCACTGACTGCCAGAGAGGACAAGGACTACACGCTCTTAGTGGACACACAG GTCACATATTGTCCCTGTACACATGGGGTGGATGGATGATCGCCTCTGGCTCTCAGGATAAGACGGTGAGGTTTTGGGACTTGCGTGTACCCAGCTGTGTGAAGGTTGTGGGGACGGCTCTGCATGGAACAG GAAGTGCAGTCGCCTCGGTTGCAGTAGATCCCAGCGGTCGGCTCATGGCCACCGGATTGGAGGACAGTCGTTGCATGCTTTATGACATCAGAGGCGGCCGAACGGTCCAGTCATACCGTCCACACACCAGCGATGTCCGTTCTGTCCGATTTTCTCCTGGTGCGCATTATCTACTCACAGGATCATATGATAACAAAGTCATGATCTCTGATCTTCAAG GGGATCTCACCAAAACCCTGCCAGTAACTGTGGCTGCAGAACATGCTGATAAAGTGATCCAGTGTCGATGGCACACCAGAGATCTCTCTTTTTTGTCCTCTTCAGCCGATAAGACGGTCACATTATGGGCATATCAGCCTTAA